TTACatctagaagaagaattctGGAAACAGAAAGCTGGGATGCAGTGGTTTCAAGATGGAGATAGAAACACAAAATTCTTTCATGCACATGTACAAGGGAGAAGGAAAAGAATGCAGATAAGAAGAATGCAAGGAGAAGATGGGAACTGGATAGAGGAGGAAGGAGAAATAATCACAGAAGCCATCAACTATTACAAAAATCAGTTCACAAAGGGAGAAGAACCAAAGGATTATGAAATTCTAAACCACCTTCCCAAAATGATCTCAGAGGAAGACAACATGAGTTTTGAAGCAGAACCTACCAAAGAAGAAGTTAAGGCAGTGGTCTTTCAATTAAATAGGAATAGTGCAGGAGGACCTGATGGCTTTACAGGTGTTTTCTACCAAGACTGCTGGGAAATCATTGGAGAGGATATCACCAATATGATGAAAGCCTTTTTTTGTGGTGCAGAATTGCCCAGGTTTGTTACTCACACTAATTTAATACTAATTCCAAAGAAAGATTTAGTTAACACTTTTTCGGATATGAGACCAATTAGTTTGAGCAATTTTGTGAACAAAATCTTTTCTAGATTGATCCATGAGAGACTAATTTCCAAAATAACTGAAAATATATCAATCAACCAAGCTGGTTTTATTAAAAACAGAAGCATAGTGGAGAATATTCTACTGACTCAAGAAATTGTATCTGACATAAGACTAAGAACAAAAGATGCTAATGTTATAATAAAACTGGATATGGcaaaagcctatgacagggtatCCTGGCTGTTTTTAACTAAAGTTCTTAGACAAACAGGATTTTCAGAAAAGAGTATAGACATGATCTATAGAATTGTCAGCAATAATTGATACTCAGTGTTGATAAATGGACAGCAACAAGGCTTTTTTAAATCAACCAGAGGAGTAAAACAAGGGGACCCTCTATCCCCTACCCTATTTATTCTAGGAGCAGAAGTCCTATCAAGGAGCCTAAATGCATTACACCAAGACTATCAGTTTAAGAATTTTGGCATGCCTAAATGGAGTCCAAAAATCAATCATCTTGCATATGCAGATGACATGATTATCTTTACCTCAGCAGATGTAGTATCTTTGCAAAAAATAATGGGAATTTTAAAAAACTATGAAAAGACTTCTGGACAAAAGATTAACATGGACAAGAGTGCTGTCTATATGCATAATAGAGTACCAGCTGACATCAGTATCACAGTTGAGATTGTAACTGGCATCAATAGAAAAGAATTCCCTTTTATGTATTTGGGTTGCCCTATTTATCACTATAGGAGAAAGAAGGAGTTCTTTAATACATTGACCCTGAAAATCATGAATAGATTGCAAGGATGGAAAGGAAAAATGTTAtcttttggaggaagggcaatacTTATTAAACATGTGCTACAAAGCATGCCAATACACATGTTATCAGCTATTAACCCCCCTATTGGAATTATCAAACAAATACACAAGATGTTTGCTCAATTTTTTTGGAGCAATACAATTGGGGGCAAGAGTAGACATTGGGTGGCTTGGAATAAGATGTGTATCCCAACCACAGAAGGAGGCCTAGGATTTAGATCACTACATGATGTGTCATTGGCACTGTTTTGTAAATTGTGGTGGAACTTCAGAACAAAATCTACCTTATGGAGTCAGTATATGACCAACAAATATTGTAGGAAGGAATATGCTACAGTGGTACAATGGAAACAGGGATCACAGACCTGAAAAAGAATGCTAGAAGCTAGGGACCTAGTAGAACACCAAATTTGGTGGCAAACTAGGAAAGGAGATTCACACTTCTGGTTTGATAACTGGACTGGACTAGGAGCTCTATACTATGTAGATCCAGGGAATACTTATGATACAAGAATTCAAACTGTCAAGGAAATGACAGAACAGGGGAGATGGAATAGAAGAAGACTAATGGAAGTACTCACAGAAGACATTGTTGATcacataattaataatataaccACCCCCAAGGAAGAAAAAGACTCTGATAGACCCTGGTGGATACTAGACACAAGTGGAGCTTTTAGTACTAAATCAACTTGGGAGTTTATTAGGCTAAGGGGACCTCAAATGAGCAAATACAATTTCATTTGGATTAAGGGTTTgccttttaaaatttcattcttTTTGTGGAGATGCTGGAAATACAAAATCCCTACTGATGATGTCTTAAAAAAGATGAACTTTAATATAGCATCCAAGTGTTGGTGTTGTATAAATCCTAAGGAGGAGACTATACATCATGTGTTCCTAACATCAGAAACTGCTAAAAGGACTTGGTCCTATTTCTGCAAGGCTGCAGGAATAAACATGGAGGGAGTGCAGCTGCAGCAACTAATTGGGAAATGGTGGAATGCCTCAGTAACTGCTAGATTGAAACAGATATACGCTGCAGTGCCATCAATTATAATTTAGGAATTGTGGAAGAGAAGAAATGGTATCAAATATGGACATAGGGAGATCAGTAGCTCAGTTATATATATAGTCCTAAACTCTATCCAAAGACTAGTACTACACAGAAATCCCTCAATTAGAACTATCCCTACCGGTTGGAAAAATCTGGTGCATATGATGGAGGAAGGCAAGGCAAGATTGAAAGTAACACAAGTTAAATGGAAATTTCCTCCACTCGGTTGGTGTGCTTGCAACACAGATGGAGCTTCTAGAGGTAACCCAGGGAGGAGTGCTTATGGTTTTTGTGTGAGAAATGCACAAGAAAACCTAATATATGCTCAAGCAGATAAAATTGGAGATGCCACTAATATAGAAGCAGAGATGGTGGCTCTACTGGAAGCCCTGAAGTATTGTAAAAATCAAGGACTTAATAATATCATCTTCCAGACAGACTCTCAAACCATTCAAAAAATTTTAACTGGAGACTGgaaacctccatggaacatAGCAGGCTGGATTGAGGAAGTGGAGGAATACAAAAGAGATATGGATGTCATCTTCAAGCACACCCTAAGAGAAGCAAATAAACTAGCTGATGCTCTAGCAAATTATGCGCTAGATGAAGGACCAATGCACTGCTACTTGTTTAAGGATTTGaccacaaaaatgaaaagtATCCTAAATAGTGATAAAAGTCAAATTCCTTATTTAAGAATCAAGAAATTCTGAGAAGATggaggaaaaaggaaaagagacgCAGGAAGAAAGACAAAACCAGAAGGAGgaaaatgattcctcatataaCAGTTTGTTTATTTTGCAGGTATACACAAAAGGACTAAACAACACAAAGAATAGGACAGCAATACACTTAAACAACAACGAATCGACTCCAGAAGACATGTCAGACACACCAGTAACTACAATGACGGAAAACAAACTGAGAGGAATAGGCACACATTCACTAAGACACAACAGATTCATCAAAGAGGAAGGGTGCACATCAGAAAGACCACACTTTTTGGCACTTTCATCATCAGCACACCTCAATAACAGAGGACCAGCTTAAacaacaaaagagaaaaaacgaCAAGGGGAAGGACCCTCTCCTAATCAAAGCAGCAAACACACATACAGGGCTAAAATACACAAGATTCAGGTAAATCAGACACAAATCAGAAGAGATTTAGCCATTTCATCACTTTCATGAAAAACGATTCAGCAAAGAGGAAGGGTGCACATCAGAAAGACCAAAACACAACACCTTTTGGCACCTTCATCATCAACACACCTTTGGGAAAGACGACAAGGAGAAGGACCCTCTCCTAATCAAAGCAGCAAACACACATACAGGGCTAAAATACACAAGATTCAGTTAAATCAGACACAAATCAGAAGAGTTTTAACCCTTTCATCACTTTCATGAAAATCGAGTCAACACACCGACATGCAAGGCTAAAAAACACAACAAGCAGCTAGATCAAGAGCATATCAGAAAGGAACCATCATCAATTTGGCCCCTTCATCATCACAAACAGAGGAAACGAAGATGAAAATAGAAGAAGACGAGGAGACACTAGGAAGACAATTGGGAAAGTGGATACAGTGTATTCAAAACATTGACAACCTTTGATAATAATAAGAAGCCCAAAGGGcatatttcattttaaaaaaaaaagagaaggagactgaatttgatatttaaatattttttccctCTCTTAGTTAAGCATATAAATGATACATCATACAATGCTATCTTTTAACTGTAGCACAAAaggaataaaatatataatgttagacaattttttttgtatagtCTATAAAtatcttcatttttattttaaaataccgAATTAATTTAATCTAAAAAAAGATGAGAGAGAATAATATCATATAagctaaaatatataaaatataaaatcatcataattaTAGTACGGTCCAAGAAACtgtcataaaaatcatataagcaTCGAAATTAAACAATGTCATAAGCATAAATGCatcttaaaattaattaaattttataagaCACTATTAGGCTATGGAACTCACACTCTGATGAAAGAGCCGCTAGTTTTGAACCCTACAAATCGCAGAAATAACCATTAACCAAAATGCAAATCAGTAAATCATCAGTTGAATTGTTCCTAACTACAACAGtgaaaaattgatttgaaaagCTCATGTGTAATTCAATGCTATGATCCAATCCAAGGAAATCGACAAACCTGCAGCAAGCAGTAATGAATCAACAGagattttctctaaatttcaaGGGCAaccaatatatattatataagatGAAGACAAAAAATCATATGTGCCAAAATACCCCACTAACATATTCTCTGATATAAAGGAGTAAAATTTGTAATTGGAATGGTAAAAGAACTGTCATTATAAAGGCATATAAACAATTTTGTGGCAAAATTTTTATAACCATCAAAAAAATTATCGtagttcaaattcaaaactgACCAATTTtcactttaaattttaaattagaattaaaaaaactgtaatatttaaatttgaaaataataaataataactattTATGCAAACTGATCtcactaatttaaaataattaattgcaATTCatgtgtgtttttttttttttagtgttttcaattttatttttatattttaaattaattaatttaatagcTCATGAATTCTGTTTTTTTTGTGGTGCTGACACATAAGCGTTTTCATCTCTTCTATTATATATACTAGTATATGTACCCGTGCACTGCGCGGTCAATTGATAAACATAATCGAAAATAAGTTATTGacaatttcaaaattcaacttATTATAAAGTTTATATGAAAGAATGTTAGCATTTAGCACATTGATCAGTTATAATAGAATACTTATGaaaacaaatcaaaatataagCTTAGTTCATTGTCTAAATTTGGcaataataatttttagcattaattaattaatttattttttaaattactcAAAATTATAAATACTCTCACTCAATTTATATTATCTTTtatcttggtaggagtcaggtttgcgtacactttacccttcctAGATCCACgctgtgggatttcactggattgttgttgtaaGTTATGTTACAATGTACAGGAAGCTGAGAAGGATGTTCAAAAGTTCACAGCACAAATGTTTCCACGATAGTTAGAGTGACTGATCGGCTACATAAAAGAAAATGACATAGTATGCAAAAATATGTGGAAACTTATCGTTCATGCAAGAGCTTTCTTTGTAATTTTTGCAAACAAAATCTgtcatcaagaaaaaaaaaagaattctaGAGTATAAAAGCACCgataatatatactaaaacCGAACAACACAATCAATCCTCGACCATTATATATACCTGGGAACCTGtaaaaatcaaccataacataataatcaaaTATGACGTTAACAGAAATAGGAGCATAACTAAAGCATGCTAAAGTATTTCTCGCTAAAAACAGAAACTGTTGAGAACAGTGGGTAATCTTCATCATGGATTTGACAACttctagaagaaaaaaaaacttcattCTCTATTTCAATTGTTAAAGATCGATTAACGAATATTGTACACTTGGGTCTCTTCCATATTATGTTTGAGCGGACTGTTGTGAACTTGTGGTTGGTGGAGGTCTTTTTTCCTTTAAATGAAtataatcatgatttgaaatatttgcaAATGTGGGAGGAAGTAAAATTGTCAAGTGCATATTCTCACAATAATAAAAGTGTAAAAACTGGTGTTTTTTCTCTTGAATCCacattccttttctttttctttctaaacTGAATTTTGTTTTTCTAGTTTTATTCATAGATTatatattagaaaaaaaatatctaatattttttatcCCATTTTCCCTATGAAGAATCcagagttttttttaattaatcattatgttttaatttaattaaatcttATTACATTGACTACTAATTAAATACCGTTGTTAGGTTTCATGAAATATCActttaaatattcaatattaatttttctttcttttcaaaattcctttaatattagaatttagaaacaaactgtaaataattttattattgacaGTTTTTGTATACGGTTATGTCAACTAacagttttttaaaaaaatttaaatttcttcatttttttttgtaaattggcAGTGtttaataaaagttttattttctattttaaattttattaattgatTTTATATAAACTGAAAATTCGAGAATAATTGTGGCGCTGACACGTCACACTTTTGTCTCTCCTatgatagatagatagatatagattgatttttagaaataatataaatatattttatataataatgttagaattttgaaagaaaattatatatttcaaatttataaatGAGCATGTTTCAGAAATCAAATCCAGTAGTTTATTCTAATACTTGTTTTATTGAACAAAAACTTTATAGGAATAACGTTAGGTGGCAGAAAATTTAAGGAATAAAGGaacacttttgaatcttgtgattcaaaacaaatatttttctacTTATGAAAAGGTGATATTTTTTTGGGAACATGCTAAAATGAAAAGTgtatcacataaattaggaCGGATGAATTACAGAATATGAATTACTACACAATTAATAGATtgatatttaatataaatattagcatcaagaagatgcattgtaatacaaagtggtggttagaccgactctaTTGTACGGgatggagtgttggccaatcaagaaacttcatgttcagaagatgaaagtcgcggaaatgcgaatgttgcggtggatgtgtgggcacactaggatggatagaattaggaatgaagatatccgaaacaaggtgggagtggcatcggtggaggacaagatgcgggaagcgagactgagatggtttgggcatgtgaagaggagagacacagatgctccagtgcggaggtgcgagaggttggctatggacgatttcaggaggggcaaagggaggccgaagaagtattgggaagaggtgattagacatgatatggcacagttgcagctcaccgaggacatgaccttagataggaggctatggaggactcagactaagatagtgggctaggtggcctatcttttctccatagtagtcgtagtcgcgctcatttgtttattaacatatgatttttgcatgggattactgcttatattagttggcctagtctactttgggtatcctattttatctatagtagttaatgctcctttatccccgatctttcctaccctgactttatcactctcattattcatatttttatattgtttgctATATGTCGGgctctactgacctatgtcttgtttttcttgtttctcctcccttgttcttctctcttaagccgagggtctttcagaaacaaccgccctaccttttaaggtgggggttaggtctgcgtagaCTCTAgcctcctcagaccccacatggtgggactatactgggtttgttgttgttgttgttgtattcaaCTCAAATTTTGCTCTCTCCTACTCTATGTAGCTAGTCAAATACTTTCACATAAATTAAAGAGGAAAATACATAAATTTCTCTCTGAACTTGTCCCCAAAATTCACTTTTAGCATTTTAACTTTATAGGTAATTCtttatccccccccccccccaaaaaaaaagaaaaaaatttatttcaagTGAATTTAATATTACTTAAATAATTGACGTGGTAAATAAAAAAGTATCAGCACGTAAATAGCAAaacaattaaaagaaaaataaatgggatcctttttttctttttagtcaataCCTTTTCCATTCCTTCTTCTTCGTCACCCCCACCACCCACCCGCTACCTTCAGCCACCACATATTCAGACCCACActatttttctccttctttgaAACCCCCACCCCCTCTCTCCTTCTTCGTAAGCTCTCATTCGCCTTTTTTGAATATCCCAGCGCTTCTATATATAAAGATTGGTCGATTAGTGAATAGGAGAagagaaggaagaagaaaaaaataacaactTGTTCTTGCTTCAAAATTACTGCTTGGGGCAGTGATTTTATTCATTGTGATgaacttgaaaaattgaaaaaaagttcttctcaaatcaaaattttagttgttatttttattatttttgataatgtgCTCTAATGTCACGATCTGAACTAAGGCCAAGCCATGACACGGAGatcgaaaccctgaagggctccaaccaagtctcttgacatatcatacatGAACACATACAAGACATAATATGCATCAACTCAATAGACTAGAAGAAATTTGCGGAAGCATCATAGACAAgtcaaaagataacatagaaCAATACACAAGACATCCAACAAGCCTCTACATAGACAAtatggcgggggctaagacaagtccctagctcaccctcaaataaagaaaaatatagtcTTTGACATTAAAGAAACTTATAATCTTTCCCTCGACAAATGAGTACTCACCAAGATTGGAATGTAGCAACTCTACTCTAACCACGTGGAGGATGGATGTGATcgtcaacccctacattatgatacaatgcagacaaatatgcgttagtatgtttgaatgtactaagtatgctgGCATGCCATGCAATGTAaaacataagatgcaatgatcaaaacAATAAACATGATATAGAAGAGGATAAGTAAGGTTATGAGAGAAACCTTAACGATCAAAGCAATAAGAGACATAATTGAGATCATCAAGGACATAaaagagagtatacatatatgggagataactgtaaccgacattaagaccatgcgagctataatatggaattcaatgatccccacatcgagaaggggggattctacttgccaaggtaggacCCATCCAATCATTGTCATTATTaagagctatatgtggatccactagataagcCTAAGGCAACCTATAATGGCAATATAATTTAAGGGACTAgaagttgctactaaggcttaggtcgaCCCCCCACTTCAaggtcctctcggtgctaagtatatcaacccacataatacatatcatgatcataatcataataatagaCCATACTTGCATAAAATCATAGCTtctcataatcatactttataacatattcatagaaataggatctcaagtcacccatgaaggatctTGAGTAACCTTTTACATTTAGTTCATCATCATCTATTGTAGGTATAGGTCTTCTATCATTACAAAAATACTTCTTGTATCAACATCATCAGAGTCTTAGGTCACCTTCctcattaaggatcctaagtcactccTTCATATACTTGCATGCAACTcatatttgaaacatacttgaaatatTACTCGTATAATCATACTTGAAGCAATATCATGTAATCAAGTAGTAATTCATGCTTAGATGAGagtttaaatcataaataaaatataattcatgCACTTGAAAGAATAGTTGATGAGGGGTAGGGTTCAAATACGTAAAAGGAATAACGTAGGGAAGAATCAGGGCGGTGGCGCATTGTTGGTGCGCCGGCCCAAGTCCTAAACTTCAGAGACCAGGGCCTGGCGCACTGCTAGCGTGCTGCCCCAGAATAAACTTCAGAGGGGTTGTCTTGGCGCGTTGATGGCGCGGCGCCCTACCCTTTCCCCAgaaaatttctagatttttcaTCGTTTTTCATGAGTTTTCATCTCCTATAATGAGATCCTAAACCCTAATTagcaatataataaatatatatatgaagaatctACCAATTCCAagcaattatttattaatttatgccaaaaatagatttgaattcacaagATACATCATATTAatgcaattgaaattgaaattgaggAGATTTAAAGatgtaattgaaattcatggaaGATTAGAAATTCTttgaactccatgggtgaaaggtacccatggataaaacctacataccttgaataaGAATTACgaaaaaacttgaagaaaaacTTAAAGATCAATGAAGAAATTGGGAGACTCCTTGCTAGATCTTCAATGAAGGTGTAGagagccttttgtagagagaagatttttaggATGGTGATTAATGAATGAATGAGAAGAATTAAGAGCTTTTGGGGACTAAATAGATTAGGATCCTAGCCCCAAAACtgtctagattcattccccCTTAAAAATAGGGAGAAGTCTATAATgcccttaatgaaaatctccCTTGACCCATTAATGAATTCACCAAGGCTAATTAttcaccttattatatcatactcTATCTTCTCATACTCGGGATATTACACCTAAATTTCCTTTGGTTGAATATAttggaaaaaaaaggaattcttgaaatattttcttGGTCCCACCAATCATCTGATTCTAAAAAATATAAGACTAGTCTTTACTAGCTTTTGTCACCAACGACCAACACAATTATCTCTCCTCTCTCTTCACCCAATCTTGCGCGGTAAATAGGAGAGAGACCGTAACAACATTGATTCTGTCTCATCGGCTAATACCCAGATCTGATCGGAAAATTGCCCAAGCATCACTGAAGTCCCTCATCTTCAACGACTTATCATCCTGACCAGGTTCTATCTATTatatctctctttctttcttggTTCTGAATTCTGATACCTTTGTGTAAGACCCCGATAGATGGAAAGTCAAACAAAAAActcttaaaaaaatagtttgtgcCAGGTTGTTCGAGCCTCTTTACGATCCGTACAAAGTATACAGACCATAGGCACAATGATGAAACTAAGGGAATCTAAGACTTGGATAATTTTTGGCACTAGTGACTTGTATGGAACCCTCTACGGGTTGTATAAAGTTCCACGATTCGTATAAGGGCCTCATGGGAAAAGTTCTAAGAGTTGAAAATAATCAAGGTTAAAGGGCTTTTATATGAGGCAACCTATAGATTGTATAAGGTCCTACGATACGTAGGAATGCCCGTAGAAGAAAGATCAGAGGATAAATTTGGAAGTTTATACAAGAGAAGGGATTGACGGGTCATAACCTTTTCTACAATCCGTAAACCATGCACGTTGGAATTAAGTTCAATTCCAATAGCTCTTTTTTTGTGGTACCACTTATATGGACGGACTTCAC
This region of Solanum dulcamara chromosome 9, daSolDulc1.2, whole genome shotgun sequence genomic DNA includes:
- the LOC129903715 gene encoding uncharacterized protein LOC129903715 — protein: MEEGKARLKVTQVKWKFPPLGWCACNTDGASRGNPGRSAYGFCVRNAQENLIYAQADKIGDATNIEAEMVALLEALKYCKNQGLNNIIFQTDSQTIQKILTGDWKPPWNIAGWIEEVEEYKRDMDVIFKHTLREANKLADALANYALDEGPMHCYLFKDLTTKMKSILNSDKSQIPYLRIKKF